The Bradyrhizobium sp. 195 region TGGCGTTCGAAGGCGTCAGGCTCGAAGAAGGTAATGTCATGACCGAGTGCCGCAATCTCCTTCAGCATGCCACGGTAGTAGGTAGCGGCGCCATTCCAGTACGACGACACGAGGCTGGATCCGAAGAAGCAGATCTTCATGCGACGGCTCCGATGCGCGGCTGTGGCTCTGACGAGCGATTGGAATTGCGGATGCCCGCCACGATTTCGACGAGCTGCTCGGCGCGATGGCGGCAGGTATGGCGTTCTCTGATCGTCTTCAGGCCTCTCTCGACCATCGCGGACGCCAACTCCCAATCATCGAGAACGGTACGAAGCGAGCGCTTCATCTGTGCGCCATCGCCGACGCTCAGATAGGCGCCCTCTGGGAATAGAGATTCGGCATCTGACCAGGGCGCCGAGACCAGAGGGATACCGCAGGCCAATGCTTCGAACACGCGGATGGTTGGAATGCCCGGAAGGAGGCGCACATAAGGCCCGCGCGGCACATGGACCGTTGCGCGTGCGCCCGCGAAAGCGACAGGAGCCCAATGGGCCGGTAGCCAGCCGCCATTGCGGATACCTGCGCCCCTGATCGTCTGGAGCGCGGCGCCCGAATATCTCACGCCGAAGACGCTCGCGCGAAGCTTCAGCTCCGCGGCCGGCCCGATCAGGAATTCGTTGAGCTCAGCGCTGCGTTCGCCATCGCCCCAGTTGCCGATCCAGACCATGTCGTCGGTCCGTTCGATCTGCCGCAGCGGGTGATACAGGGCGATATCAGCGCCCTCATGCCAGGTGAAAGCACGGTTAGCCCAGCCGAGCTTCAGATAGATCTGCTGAAGTACCTCGCCGAAGGCGAGGACGCCGTCAAATCCGTCGAGATCGAATTGCGCCAGTTCCTCGGGGGCGCTGACTGCACGATGGTGAGTGTCGTGGAACAGGAGCGTGAATGCGGCGCCGTGCGCTCGCTTGCCTCCGATTCGAGCGATCAGATCAGGCGAATTCCATTCGTGAACGATGACGAGATCCGCGCCATCGAGCGCGCGGTCAAGATCGAGGCTGGCGTCGTAGCCGCGGATGTCGATGCCGGGGAAGAGCGCGGGGATGTCCTCCATCGCATGACTGCCCCCCTCGCGGATCGCATTAAGCCGGCTCCAGCCGTCGATCGGTTCGTACACGACAACGTCGTGGCCCAGAGCATGCAGTTCGCGCGCATAGCCGCGCAGGAAATGCGCGTTGCCGTTGTTCCAGCACGAGGTGAAGGCGTGATAGAACAGAATGCATTTCATGCGCGCACCTCCAGCGGGCCGGCCGGCGCGACCAAGTGGTGTGATGCGACCAGACTTTCATAGAGCCGAAGATAAGCGTTCGTCATTCGCGTGAGTGAACAAGTCAGGGAGTGCTCATAGGCGGAGCGTTGCAGTCGCGCTCGCTGGATTTCGTCGGCGCAAAGGGTTGCGATTGCGCGATGAAGCGCCTCGCTGTCGGTCGGATCGAAGAACAGGGCCGCTCCGCTCCACAACTCGCGGAAACTGGGGATGTCCGACAGGACGAGCGCGCAGCCTGCCGAAGCCGCTTCCAGAACCGAAAGACCGAATGGTTCGTAGAGCGCCGGACTGACGAAGATCGCCGCGTGCCGAAGGCGCGCGCCCATGGCATCGTGCGACAACTCCCCAAGCCAGGAGACACCCGTGGAGAGGCGTGGATCCGTCGGGCCGGCGGCCTCAATCGGCCAGCTCAGTCCGGGCGCGGCCGCAACGAGGGCCTCGATGTTCTTGGCGCGGTCCCACAATCGTCCGGCCGCCAAAATCAGTTCCTGCTTTCGACCCGTGGGGTCGCGAGGCGCAATCCCATTCCAGATCACGGCGCCGCGCGATTGAGGACGGTAGATGGCGGCGATATCGTCGTGAAAAGCTCGACTTGGACACACCCATGCCGTCGCAGTGTCGAGCGCCGTCTTGACGTGCTCAGTGTAGCGGCGCCATCGGAGCTCGGTAAGCCACGTCGTATCTCGGCAGGCCAGCGCCCAGGAATTGACGCAGGAATGAGCGACCAGGACGGTGGGAGCACGCCAGGCGAAGCTCGCCTCGCGAAAGCTGTTGAGATGGACGACATCGGGTTCGAACCTGCGTTCGAGTTCAGCGAGGACGCGCCTGGCTTCGGCGATGTTCCGTCCTTCCGGGTCCTGCCATTCCAGCGCGAGGTCCGTCTCGACCAGACGCACTCCGGGATCGCGGAGCATCGCATGCTGATCGGTGCGAGCGCGGGGACCAAGCGTCACGAGACAAACGGCAGCGCCCGATTCCGCGAACCTGGATGCAAGGGCGCAGGAATAGGTCCACACGCCTCCGACCGTGTCGGTGGTCATCAGAATTCTGATCGGCGCACTTCGACTCATGAAGCCCCCTGGAGTTCGAGGGCATCGAGCGGAACCGGGCGGTCGTTCTGCACGTCGCTGAACTGGTTGAACATGGTGAGATAGTGTCGGTGCGCGCGCTCCCAAGCGAAGTCGTCAGGCTCGCCCCAGAGCTTCCGGTAGTCCGGCGAGCCTGGATAGGGATACAGGGGTACCGGATCGTTCGCCCAGATCCCGGCATTCTGCATTGTGCGGCGCCAGCGTTGTACGACCGGGGCGTCGTCTTCGGGCACCTCGATCAAATTGGCCTGCACGAACGGGACGTGGCGCCGGGCTTCGACGAGGCGACCGGCGAGCTGATCCGTGCTCATCTTGCATTGTTTTGCGAGCGCCGAGCGGCCTTCGACAGTCAGGCTCTCGATACCCGCTTCGATCGAAACGCAGCCGGCGCGGCCAAGCAGGGCGAGCATGTCCGGTTTCCAGAGGTCGATGCGGGTCTGGACGCCGAACTTGATGCCGCGGCTGGTCAGTCCTTGCAGCAACTCGGCGTTGGGGAGGAAGATCTCGTCGATGAAGTAGAGATACTCGATGCCTTGATTCCGCAGGCCGTCGATCTCGTCGAGAATGACGGCCGCCGGCCGCTTGCGATAGGCATTGCGGAAGTTTTCCTTGGCGCAGAACGTGCAGTTGTAGGGACAGCCACGCGAGGCCTCGACCTCGGCCCCGGGAGCGGCCGGCTCGGCCTCGAAGCGATGATGGTGGTGGTGATGGCGCCGGATCATCTCGGCGGGCCAGTCGAGCGCGGGCTGATCCGTGAAACTGGCCGCTTGCGGACCGCCATTAACCCGCAGCCCAGCACCATCGGCGAAGCACAGACCCGGAAAATCGCGCTCACCATTGGCAAGACGCAGAACGGACGCTTCACACTCGCCCATTACGATGATGTCGACGCCAAGCTTCTTCAAGGCCGCACGGGGTGTGGTCGAGCCGTGCGGCCCTACCGCGATCAGCATCGGCGCAAGGTTGCGCATGGCCCGCGCGAGTTGTTGCGGTACGCGCAGCTCCGGCGGTGCGCAGCGCCAGAATAGGTAGGTCGGCGCAGTCGTGATGACGATCTGATCCGGCCCGAACGCCTGTAGCTCGGCCTCGATATCCCGATGTGAGAGGTCGAACATGTGGGCATCGAGCAGCAGCGTCTTGTGCTCGGCGGCCTTCAGATAGTGCTCGCTGATCCCGAGCTCGAGCGGAAGGTGAGGGGACCGGCATCCGAAATAGATGCTGCCAGCAAAATCCCAATTCGGATTGATGAGAGCGACTCGCGTCATGCCAGCGCCTCGCAATTGCCTGGTGTACCGAAGCGGCTGTCGAGCCAGCCGTGAAGCGAGCGCAAACCGTCGCCGATGGACAGCTGAGGCGTCCAGCCGATCGCGGCGGACAGCGCCCGCGTGTCGGTAACGTACCAAGGCTGATCGCCCGGCCGCCAATCTGCAAAGCGATATGCGAGCTTGCGACCGGTGAGGTCGGTGATGCGGTCGATCAACTCCATAAGGCTGATCGCGTTGGCCGGGCCGCCGCCGAGATTGAACACGCGGCCGCGAACCATCGCGATGTGGTCGAGAGCCGCGAGCCAGGCGTTCGCGGCGTCTGCCACGTGGAGCGCGTCCCGAACCTGGTGGCCGTCGCCGTAGATTGTCAGGGGATTGCCGCGGATGGCGCTGAGCAGGAAATGAGCGATCCAGCCCTGGTCCTCGGTCCCGAACTGACGCGGCCCGTAGATGCAGCTCATCCGCAGAACGACAGTCTGCAGCCCGAAGACCCTGGCGTAGTCATGGACGTATTGATCTGCCGTGCCCTTGGAGCACCCGTACGGGCTGTAAAAATCAAGCGCCGCATTCTCGGAGATGCCGTCGGTCAGCAGGCTGCTATTCGGCGTGTAGCGCCGGCCGGTCCGAGTGATCTCGTTGTCGTCGATCAGCCGACCATAGACCTTGTTTGTGGAGGCGAAGATGACGGGCGCCGTGCTGTTGTGCAGACGGACCGCTTCGAGCACGTTCAGCGTGCCGCGCGCATTGATCTCGAAATCGCCTGCGGGGTCGGCCATGCTATCCGTGACGGCCACTTGGGCTGCAAGATGCAGCACCGCGCGGACCTCCCGCACGGCATCGATCACCGGAATCGGCTCGCGGATATCGGCGACGGTGATTGTGACGCGCTCGCCATGCCGGGACTTGAGCCATTGGGCGTTCTCGCGTACCCCGGCGCGAGCGAGATTGTCCAGTACAAGGACGCGGTCGCCGCGCGCCGCAAGACGGTCGGCGAGATTGCAGCCGATGAAACCGCAGCCACCTGTAATCAGCACGGGCCTGTTGTCTCGCTCACTCATCACGCAACCAATCCTCGTTGCAGCAGCTCTCCGGTGGCCCGTTCCGCCTGATCGTCGGCGATCTGGTCCGCCAGGTACTCCGCGAGTTCTCCAAGACCGTCCTTGAAAGCGACGTGCGGCTCGAAACCGAGCAGATCGCGCGATTTGCCGATGTCGGCGAAGCAGTGGCGGATATCGCCGGCGCGGTATTTCCGCGTGATCTCGGGCGCGATGTCGCGACGGCTCATCACATCGGCGAGATCCTCGGCGACGGACAGGATCGTGCGGCTCTGGCCGGAGCCGACATTGAAGACATCCTGGGTGTGGTCGGCTTCGAGTGCCATGCGGCAGGCACGGGCGACGTCGTGGACATGGACGAAATCGCGACGCTGCAGGCCGTCTTCGAAGACGAGCGGCGGCCGGCGGTTGAGCAGCCGTGCCGCAAAGATAGCGAGCACTCCGGTGTAGGGATTGGAGAGAGCCTGGCGCGGGCCGAACACGTTGAAGAAGCGTAAGGCCACCGTCGAAATGCCGTATGCCTTGCCCGTGATCAGGCACATACGCTCCTGGGCATATTTATTCAGCGCGTAAATCGAGCTGAGCGACGGCTGCTTCGTCTCCGGGGTGGACACGGGATGGAGCGGATCGCCCGCGGTGTCCCGCAATTCCCATTCTCCCTTCCGCAGCTGCTCGATCGGCCGTTCATCGCAGGCGATAACGCTCGCGTCCGCTCCACGATAGAGGCCCTCGCCATAGATGCTCATGGACGATGCGACTACCAGCCGTTCGACCGGGCGTTTGGATAGCGCCTGCAACAGCACTGCGGTACCGAGTTCGTTGGTGCGAACATAAGGTTCGATATCGTACATGCTCTGGCCTACGCCCACCGCCGAAGCGAGATGCAGAACCATGTCGGCGCCGCGCAGGGCCTGCTCGACTGCGAAGGAGTCGGTGACATCGCCGACGACGAGCTCCGCCTCGTCGGCAAGATAGGCGGGTCGCTGACGATTGCCGCCGTGAACCTGCGGACAGAGATTGTCGAGAAGCCGTACGTCATAACCAGCGGCAAGCAGCGCGTCGGCCGCGTGCGAGCCGATGAATCCCGCGCCTCCAGTAATCAATACCCGAGTCATTCATCGCTCCCTGCCGTCATGGGACCGATCCTTTCGGGATCGATCGATGATGAGAGTTGAAGCGCGCTTCTGCTTGGTCGGGCGACCGCACGCGCCAGTCACGTCTGGGAGTTAGAAGCGGTGCAAGGAATGTTCGTTCCTTTGAAACGTACAAACGAAAATTTCTCTAACCTGGATCAATAGCAAAGGTGAATCGCCGGATTATCAAATGTTAGAAGCTTGCGCCGTGAAGCGGTGTGTCGAGACCAAGGTGCTTCGCAACGGTCGCACCGATGTCGGCAAAGCTGGTGCGCCGGCCGATGGGCGATGTCGATCCAACACCGCGAGCCAGGATCGGCACCTGTTCGCGCGTGTGATCCGATCCGCTCCAGGTCGGATCACAGCCATGGTCGGCGGTGATGATCAGGAGATCGTCATTACGCAGGCGGTTCAGCAGATCGGGGAGGCGCGCGTCGAATGCTTCCAGCGCTGCTGCATAACCGGCTACGTCGCGGCGGTGTCCGTAGAGCGTGTCGAAGTCGATGAAGTTCGCGAACAGCAGGCCGCCATCCGCAAGGCCGGCCAGTTCTGCGAGCGTAGCGTCGAAAAGCGCTTCATTGCCGTCTCCGCGCTTGTTCCGTCCGGTGCTGCGATGGGCGAAGATGTCGTCGATCTTTCCGATAGTAACCACATCGCGGCCCGCCCCTTCGGCAAGATCGAGGACCGTCCGCTCCGGCGGCGGTACGGAAAAGTCGCGGCGATGCGCAGTTCGCTTGAAATCGCACGCCGACGTGCCCACGAACGGCCGCGCGATGACCCGCCCGATGTTGAGGGGATCGACGAGCCGTCGCGCAATCGTGCAGACCTCGCAAAGACGATCCAGCCCGAAGGTTACTTCATGGGCGGCAATCTGGAACACGCTGTCGGCGGAGGTGTAGCAGATCGGCTCGCCGCTCCGCATGTGGCGCTCGCCGAATTCGGCGATGATCGCGGTTCCCGAAGCGTGGCAGTTCCCAAGGATGCCGGGAAGGGCAGCTTCTGCGCCGAGGCGCTCGATCAGGTCGGGCGGGAAGCACGGCACGGACTTGGGGAAGTAACCCCAGTCGAACGGCACTGGCACGCCCGCAATCTCCCAGTGACCTGAGGGCGTGTCCTTGCCCTTTGAGATCTCGCTGGCGCAGCCGTAGTGAGGATGCTCGACCGGGGCGTCCAGCGCCGGTGGTATGCGACCCGTGGCGAGACGGCAGGCCGCGCCGAGGCCAAGCGCCACCAGATTGGGAAGCCGCAACGGTCCCCCACGCCGCGAATTGTCCGCTTTGCCCGCTGCACAGGCCTCGGCGATGTGTCCAACCGTATCGGCGCCTTCATCGCCATAGCGATCGGCGTCCGGCGCGGCGCCGATCCCGACCGAATCCATCACGAGGATCAGGGCACGCATGTCGGCTCTCTGGTTGCTGGCTGCGGGCTTGCCACGGAAGACGCGACCCCGGTCTTGGCGCAGTAGCGCTCGACCATCAAGGCGCAGAAGTCCGCGAACTCGTTCGCATCGACCGGTGGGCTGGTATGGTGAGGTTCGAGACCGCGATGCTCCGGCGTGAAGCAGAAGGTCACCGTGACTTGAAACTCGGCGAGCGCATCCATCTGGCGGTCGAACCAATCAAGCGCATTGGGGCGAAAGCTGTCGGCCCAGGACAGTCCGGTCCGCAAATGCGCCACGCCGAGACGGCGCATCCAGCGCACGGCATCATCAAGTCGATGGTCCTCGAAGTGGAACCATTGGCACAGGCCCATTGCCGGTGCACATTGGCCGAACAGGTCGGCTGAAGCTTTCGGCGTGCCGTCTTCACGAAGCAGACCCATGTGGAAGTGGCGATAGTATGAGGAGCCCTCCGCTTCCTTGTGCCGGGTGGTGGCCTCCCAGCTCGAGGGCAGATCGTAGAGGCTGTACCAGTGGATACGCGGTGCGCGGCCAGTCAGGAGTTCGGCGGTGCGGCTGAGGCCCCAGGCCTGCACTTCTTCGGCGCCGAAGGATGAGACGCCGACCTCGGTAACCCAGACCGGCAGCGAGGTAACCGCTTTGATCTCGTCGATCTTGGCCGGCCATTCCCCGATCTGCCACAGATTCCAGTCGAGCGGAAAGCCGTGCACGGCGACCGCGTCGACGTGATCGAGTACGCCGCGTGTCTGCATGCTGCGCATGAAAGCGGGATCGATCGGCGAGATGCCGCCGAGTACGCGGGGCAAGATCGGATGCGCGCTGCGGATCGATTTTCCGGCGGCAATGGCCAGGTTCGCGAACATCGCCCAGTCCGGATCAATCAGGATGTCCCAATGCGACTTGTTGTTCGGCTCGTTCCAGATCTTCGCAGCTTCGATCATCGGGCGTCCCCCCGTGCCGGATAGACGGGGCCGTCGGCCTGCGGCCGGGCCGTCCGCCTGCACAGATACACTTCCTCCTCCGGATGCGCCGCGATGGCAAAGCCTGCGCTGCGCAGCATGGCCTCGACGCAGGCGCGGTTGGGCACCCACCAATTGGTCGGATCATCGGCGTATTTGTGCTCGATGAAGTGCAGTTTCGGGTACCCAGCGGAATCGAACTGATCCGTGGTCCAGAAATCGTAATTGGTTTCGACCGCATCGATGCGACTGTCTCCCCGTTGCATCGATTGGAACAAGAGGAGGTCAGCCGCCACGTGCTCGTGGATGAGGTCCAGTGCGAGCAGCGGATGACGCAAATGGTAGAGCACCCCCATGAAGATCACGAGATCGAATTTCTCGCGGAGTTGCCCGACATCATAAGCCGACATCTTGCGGAATTCGACTTTGAGCCCGTTGACCTCCGCGGCGAAGCGGGCCTGTGCCAGATACTCCTCGTCCGTGTCCAGGCCCAATACACGTTCGGCGCCGCGACGCTTCATTTCCATGGCGTAGAAACCGGCATTGCAGCCGATATCGAGCACGCTCTTGCCTTCGAGACGAGCCGGAATGATGCCGGAGAAGCGCTGCCATTTCACGTTGGGATAATCGCCGAGGAAATGCGATGGCGCTGTAGGCACGCCTTTCAGGTCCAGATTGTGAAACCAGGGTCCGAGCGCATCGACGCGCTGGCGGATTTCCTCGCGGGAGAGGGCGCCTCTGGTCATGCAATCGCTCCATTGCCCATGGTAGCCGGACGAGCTCCGTCCGGCGATGCGCCCGCCACCCATTGCCTCACCCGCCCGTCGCACGTGCTGTCGGCAAGGAGGGCCATCGCCGTCCGGTAGCCACCGAGGGTACCGACATCGACGTAGGACTCGCCGGCTTTGACTCCGATGCCGCGGCCACCCGCTGCGAGATAGGCATTGACCAAAGTCCCGAAATACTCGTCGCGGCGCTCGCGCGCATTCCAGAGCGCCTGAAGTTCGCCAAAGCCGCGTGCGGACATTCTGAAGGCACCCCAGATCCAGCGCGATGCCGCATTCGGTTGCTTCACCTGAATTTCGACAACGCGGCCTTCGTCGAGCACGACGGCATCGAAGAATTCGGGGTGCTCGACAGGAAACAACAGGAACGAGAGGTCCGCATCCGGCAGGGTCTGCAAGGCGGATTTGGGAAACCACACGGTGTCGGGCAGGCCGACCATCACATCCTCGTGCTCGCCAACCACCGTGCTTGCCCTGAACACGGCGTCGCACAGTCCCGATGCGTCGGGCTGCACGACGTAGGCGAGCAGGGCGCTGCCATAGTGATCGCCGAAATATTCGAGAATGTCCGACTTGCCCGGCGAGATCACGAAGCAGATTTTATCGACGCCGCCCAGGATCAGGCGCTCCAGAAGATATTCCGAGACGGCGCAGGGACGATCCGTGCCGTCGTGGTGCCGGCTGCCGACAGGCAGCAACTCCTTCGAGAAGGCGAGCGGTTGGATGCGACTGCCGCGACCCGCGGCCGGAACGATGCCCCACATGATCAGGCCTCCTCGGGTTGCTGCCGACGCGCGCCGCTTGCTGCAGCCTGCTCGAGCAGAGATATCAGATCGTCAGCACGCTTGCTCGATGTGTGTAGTTCCAGGACGCGTTCGCGAGCGCGGTCAGCCATGTGCCGTAATTCTGCATCGCCGACGGTCAGGGCCGCGATCGTATCGTGCTCGTCACGTGCAATGAGGATCTCTTCACCTGGCTGAAAGAAATCCTCGATCCCCGGCCAATGATCGCTGAGGAGCGGCGCGCCGCAGGCGGCCGCCTCGAACAGGCGGCCCGAGGGACACCAGCCCATCTCCACCATCGCGCGCCGGGTGACGTTGAGCGTCAGGCGGGACGATGCAAAGAACGGGGCGTGCTCCGATGGAGGCAAGTGTCGCACGAAATAGACATTCGGCGACCAAGGGAAACTATCCGGATATTGCGCACCCGCGATGAGAAAACGAAGATCCTGGCGCGCCTGCGCGGGCACGACGAAAAGCTTTGCGAGCGTGTGTTGACGATCCTCGGAGTACGTGCCGAGGTAGGACAGATCCGCGCGATAATGCGGTTGGGGCGGGACCGGCCGATGAACATCGCTGTCCACATGGCCGTACAGGGGGCGGACGTCACGCGCTCCAAGTCTGCCGCGGAATTCGCTGGCGATGCGAGGTCCGCCGGTGAAGCTGAGGACGAGGGCGAAATCCTGCAGGCCGCGCGGCCCAATATAATCGACCGCTTCGCCCGCCATTAGTCTTGCCAGCGTCACCGGCGTATCGAGATCGTAGAACACGGGCACCGCGCGCCCTGCGGAGATGGTCAGATCGGTGGCCGCCAGGGCGTCCGGACAATAGGACGTCACGATTGCGACGTCGGCATCGCGAACGGCATCGCTGGCGTTCGGACGGACATCTTCCCAGTTCGAGAACAGCCGGAGCTCACCGCCCGGCAGTTCATGCAGGTCGCGGGCGCCAGCATAATATGGGACGTCCCGCTCGAAGAAGACGATACTGTGGCCGGACCGCGCGAGATGCTTGCACAGGCCACGCCAAAGCGTGGCGTGCCCGTTACCCCAGGAGGAGGAGATTGTCAGTCCGAAAATGACAATCTTCACGCCGGCACCCGCTGGTTGATCCCTCTGACCCGCACTCCACGATGATCCACGCTTAGAGTACTGATGCTGGCAGGGTCGATCTCGATGGAGAGAAAGTCGTCGAGCTGCCTGCGCGAGTAATGGAGGAGGGCCGCGCGGATCGGCTCGGCGTGACTGACCGCGATGACAATCTCGCTATCCCGATCGCTGCGCAATTGCTCCAGATGACCGACGACCCGCCTTTGAAGCGCTCGCATACTCTCGCCTCCGGGCGGACGGCTGGTGCTACGTCGTCTATTCCAGCGCGACCATCGCGGGTCGCTGCCGAGATCCTCGAAGGACCGGCCCGTCCATTCGCCATAATCGAGTTCGTCCAGAGCAGGTACGATTTCGACCGGCAGTCGGAGATAGGCGGAGAGGATGCAAGCCGACTGCATGCAGCGCCGCTGCGGGCTCGACTGAATCAACGTCGGCGACGGGGTGATAGTCTCGGCACAGCGTGCGATCTCGCTAGTGCCGAGCTCGTCGAGCTCCACACCCTTCATCCGGCCGCACAGCATCCGGCCGAGCAGAGCATGATGACCATGACGGACGAGATGAATGGTCCGCGCCATCACGCATGAGCCTTGTCGTCAATGAAGGCGCGCGTCCGCCGGCCGGCTTCCTCGTCGGTGAACTGCTGCGGCGGCGACTTCATGAAATAGCTTGACGGACCCGTCAGTGCGCCGGCCTGACCACGGTCCATGGCGAGCTTGGCGCAGCGCACGGCATCGATCACGACGCCTGCGGAGTTCGGGGAGTCCCAGACCTCGAGCTTGACCTCTGCGCTCAGGGGAACGCCGCCGAAAGTCGTACCTTCCAGGCGGATGAAAGCCAGCTTGCGATCGGTGAGCCAAGGCACATGGTCGCTCGGCCCGACATGGATGTTGTCGGGGTCGATTGGGACATCGAACTGGCTGGTGACGGCCTGCGTCTTGGATATCTTCTTCGAGGCCAACCGCTCTCGCTCCAGCATGTTCTTGAAATCGGTGTTGCCGCCGACGTTGAGCTGATAGGTCCGGTCCAGCCGCACGCCGCGGTCTCGGAAGAGGCTGGCGAGCACGCGGTGCAGGATTGTTGCGCCGACCTGACTCTTGATGTCGTCGCCGATGATCGGCAGGCCGGCCTCCTCGAAGCGTTGGCGCCACACCGGATCGGAGGCGATGAAGACTGGGATGCAGTTGACAAAACCGCAGCCGGCTTCGAGGGCACGCGCCGCATACCACTCGCTGGCTCGTTGTGAACCTACCGGCAGATAGGACACCAAAACGTCCGTGCGTGACATTGCCAGCGTCTCCGAGACATCGGCCTCGGGCACATTTGCGATTGGTACGTCGTTGATCAAATATTGACCAATGCCGTCCATGACCGGCCCGCGCTGCACGATCACGCCAGTCGGCGCGACGTCGGAGAAGCGGTGTGTGTTATTGGGAGTCGCGAAGATCGCATCGGCGACGTCGCGTCCGACCTTGCCGGCGTTGACGTCGAAGGCGGACGCGATCTGGATGTCGCTGATATGGTAACCGCCGAGATCGGCGTTCATCAGTCCCGGGACCGGCTCGTTCGACTTGGCGTTCCGATAATAGGTGAGGCCCTGGACGAAGGAGCTCGCGCAGTTACCGATGCCGACGAGCCCGACGCGCACGCGGCGCCTGTCTTGAAGACGAGAATGCATGGAATGAAACCCTCCCGGAAACAGGCGGCGTCGGTGTAAGTACGTCGGCGAACGTGCGGAAGGTATGTTCGTTCCTGATGGGGAGATGCGAGCGTCGCGCCGCGAGCGACTCAGGGCCCACAGAAT contains the following coding sequences:
- a CDS encoding CgeB family protein, which gives rise to MKCILFYHAFTSCWNNGNAHFLRGYARELHALGHDVVVYEPIDGWSRLNAIREGGSHAMEDIPALFPGIDIRGYDASLDLDRALDGADLVIVHEWNSPDLIARIGGKRAHGAAFTLLFHDTHHRAVSAPEELAQFDLDGFDGVLAFGEVLQQIYLKLGWANRAFTWHEGADIALYHPLRQIERTDDMVWIGNWGDGERSAELNEFLIGPAAELKLRASVFGVRYSGAALQTIRGAGIRNGGWLPAHWAPVAFAGARATVHVPRGPYVRLLPGIPTIRVFEALACGIPLVSAPWSDAESLFPEGAYLSVGDGAQMKRSLRTVLDDWELASAMVERGLKTIRERHTCRHRAEQLVEIVAGIRNSNRSSEPQPRIGAVA
- a CDS encoding glycosyltransferase family 4 protein, giving the protein MSRSAPIRILMTTDTVGGVWTYSCALASRFAESGAAVCLVTLGPRARTDQHAMLRDPGVRLVETDLALEWQDPEGRNIAEARRVLAELERRFEPDVVHLNSFREASFAWRAPTVLVAHSCVNSWALACRDTTWLTELRWRRYTEHVKTALDTATAWVCPSRAFHDDIAAIYRPQSRGAVIWNGIAPRDPTGRKQELILAAGRLWDRAKNIEALVAAAPGLSWPIEAAGPTDPRLSTGVSWLGELSHDAMGARLRHAAIFVSPALYEPFGLSVLEAASAGCALVLSDIPSFRELWSGAALFFDPTDSEALHRAIATLCADEIQRARLQRSAYEHSLTCSLTRMTNAYLRLYESLVASHHLVAPAGPLEVRA
- a CDS encoding TIGR04295 family B12-binding domain-containing radical SAM protein, with product MTRVALINPNWDFAGSIYFGCRSPHLPLELGISEHYLKAAEHKTLLLDAHMFDLSHRDIEAELQAFGPDQIVITTAPTYLFWRCAPPELRVPQQLARAMRNLAPMLIAVGPHGSTTPRAALKKLGVDIIVMGECEASVLRLANGERDFPGLCFADGAGLRVNGGPQAASFTDQPALDWPAEMIRRHHHHHHRFEAEPAAPGAEVEASRGCPYNCTFCAKENFRNAYRKRPAAVILDEIDGLRNQGIEYLYFIDEIFLPNAELLQGLTSRGIKFGVQTRIDLWKPDMLALLGRAGCVSIEAGIESLTVEGRSALAKQCKMSTDQLAGRLVEARRHVPFVQANLIEVPEDDAPVVQRWRRTMQNAGIWANDPVPLYPYPGSPDYRKLWGEPDDFAWERAHRHYLTMFNQFSDVQNDRPVPLDALELQGAS
- a CDS encoding NAD-dependent epimerase/dehydratase family protein — translated: MSERDNRPVLITGGCGFIGCNLADRLAARGDRVLVLDNLARAGVRENAQWLKSRHGERVTITVADIREPIPVIDAVREVRAVLHLAAQVAVTDSMADPAGDFEINARGTLNVLEAVRLHNSTAPVIFASTNKVYGRLIDDNEITRTGRRYTPNSSLLTDGISENAALDFYSPYGCSKGTADQYVHDYARVFGLQTVVLRMSCIYGPRQFGTEDQGWIAHFLLSAIRGNPLTIYGDGHQVRDALHVADAANAWLAALDHIAMVRGRVFNLGGGPANAISLMELIDRITDLTGRKLAYRFADWRPGDQPWYVTDTRALSAAIGWTPQLSIGDGLRSLHGWLDSRFGTPGNCEALA
- a CDS encoding NAD-dependent epimerase/dehydratase family protein, which encodes MTRVLITGGAGFIGSHAADALLAAGYDVRLLDNLCPQVHGGNRQRPAYLADEAELVVGDVTDSFAVEQALRGADMVLHLASAVGVGQSMYDIEPYVRTNELGTAVLLQALSKRPVERLVVASSMSIYGEGLYRGADASVIACDERPIEQLRKGEWELRDTAGDPLHPVSTPETKQPSLSSIYALNKYAQERMCLITGKAYGISTVALRFFNVFGPRQALSNPYTGVLAIFAARLLNRRPPLVFEDGLQRRDFVHVHDVARACRMALEADHTQDVFNVGSGQSRTILSVAEDLADVMSRRDIAPEITRKYRAGDIRHCFADIGKSRDLLGFEPHVAFKDGLGELAEYLADQIADDQAERATGELLQRGLVA
- a CDS encoding phosphopentomutase, giving the protein MRALILVMDSVGIGAAPDADRYGDEGADTVGHIAEACAAGKADNSRRGGPLRLPNLVALGLGAACRLATGRIPPALDAPVEHPHYGCASEISKGKDTPSGHWEIAGVPVPFDWGYFPKSVPCFPPDLIERLGAEAALPGILGNCHASGTAIIAEFGERHMRSGEPICYTSADSVFQIAAHEVTFGLDRLCEVCTIARRLVDPLNIGRVIARPFVGTSACDFKRTAHRRDFSVPPPERTVLDLAEGAGRDVVTIGKIDDIFAHRSTGRNKRGDGNEALFDATLAELAGLADGGLLFANFIDFDTLYGHRRDVAGYAAALEAFDARLPDLLNRLRNDDLLIITADHGCDPTWSGSDHTREQVPILARGVGSTSPIGRRTSFADIGATVAKHLGLDTPLHGASF
- a CDS encoding glycoside hydrolase 5 family protein codes for the protein MIEAAKIWNEPNNKSHWDILIDPDWAMFANLAIAAGKSIRSAHPILPRVLGGISPIDPAFMRSMQTRGVLDHVDAVAVHGFPLDWNLWQIGEWPAKIDEIKAVTSLPVWVTEVGVSSFGAEEVQAWGLSRTAELLTGRAPRIHWYSLYDLPSSWEATTRHKEAEGSSYYRHFHMGLLREDGTPKASADLFGQCAPAMGLCQWFHFEDHRLDDAVRWMRRLGVAHLRTGLSWADSFRPNALDWFDRQMDALAEFQVTVTFCFTPEHRGLEPHHTSPPVDANEFADFCALMVERYCAKTGVASSVASPQPATREPTCVP
- a CDS encoding TIGR04290 family methyltransferase → MTRGALSREEIRQRVDALGPWFHNLDLKGVPTAPSHFLGDYPNVKWQRFSGIIPARLEGKSVLDIGCNAGFYAMEMKRRGAERVLGLDTDEEYLAQARFAAEVNGLKVEFRKMSAYDVGQLREKFDLVIFMGVLYHLRHPLLALDLIHEHVAADLLLFQSMQRGDSRIDAVETNYDFWTTDQFDSAGYPKLHFIEHKYADDPTNWWVPNRACVEAMLRSAGFAIAAHPEEEVYLCRRTARPQADGPVYPARGDAR